From Musa acuminata AAA Group cultivar baxijiao chromosome BXJ3-8, Cavendish_Baxijiao_AAA, whole genome shotgun sequence, one genomic window encodes:
- the LOC135646131 gene encoding probable serine acetyltransferase 1, producing the protein MPAGQVNRMSATAAMVPTYPPPESETEEAWVWGQIKAEAYRDAESEPALASFLYATVLSHPSLARSLAFHLANKLCSSTLLSTLLYDLFLQSFSSSPTLISAVVADLLAARHRDPACANFSHCLLNYKGFLAIQAHRVSHLLWGQNRRPLALALQSRIADVFAVDIHPAARVGKGVLLDHATGVVVGETAVIGNNVSILHHVTLGGTGKAVGDRHPKIGDGVLIGAGATILGNIRIGEGAKIGAGSVVLIDVPPRSTAVGSPARLIGGKDKHFTHDDLPSESMDHTSFIQEWSDYII; encoded by the coding sequence ATGCCGGCGGGACAAGTGAACCGCATGTCGGCGACGGCGGCGATGGTGCCGACGTACCCGCCGCCGGAGTCCGAGACGGAGGAGGCGTGGGTGTGGGGGCAGATCAAGGCGGAGGCGTACCGCGACGCGGAGTCGGAGCCGGCGCTGGCGAGCTTCCTCTACGCAACGGTGCTGTCGCACCCGTCCCTCGCACGCTCCCTCGCCTTCCACCTCGCCAACAAGCTCTGCTCCTCCACCCTCCTCTCCACCCTGCTCTACGACCTCTTCCTCcagtccttctcctcctctcccaCCCTCATCTCCGCCGTCGTCGCCGACCTCCTCGCGGCCCGCCATCGCGACCCCGCCTGCGCCAACTTCTCCCATTGCCTACTAAACTACAAGGGCTTCCTCGCCATCCAGGCCCACCGCGTGTCCCACCTCCTTTGGGGTCAAAACCGCCGCCCCCTCGCCCTCGCGCTCCAGTCCCGCATCGCCGACGTCTTCGCCGTCGACATCCACCCCGCCGCCCGCGTCGGCAAGGGCGTCCTCCTCGACCAcgccaccggcgtcgtcgtcggcGAGACCGCGGTCATCGGCAACAACGTCTCCATCCTCCACCACGTGACCCTCGGCGGCACCGGCAAGGCCGTCGGGGACCGCCACCCCAAGATCGGCGACGGCGTCCTCATCGGCGCCGGCGCCACCATCCTCGGCAACATCCGGATCGGCGAGGGGGCCAAGATCGGGGCCGGATCCGTCGTGCTCATCGACGTGCCCCCCAGGTCCACCGCCGTCGGGAGCCCTGCCCGGCTCATCGGGGGCAAGGACAAGCACTTCACGCACGACGACCTGCCTAGCGAATCGATGGATCACACATCCTTCATCCAGGAGTGGTCCGACTACATCATCTAA